GCAGTTGGCGGAAGTTCTGCAGCTCTTCTATCGGCAGGTCATAGCCGGACAGGTGCAGCAGGGAATAAAGCAGCATGGAGCCGTGACCGTTGGACAGTACAAAGCGGTCGCGATCGGCCCAGTTGGGGTTGGCCGGGTTGTGCTTTAAGTAGTCATTCCACAGCACCTCGGCGATATCCGCCATACCCATGGGCGCACCGGGGTGGCCACTTTTGGCTTTCTGGACCGCGTCCATGGACAGGGCGCGAATGGCGTTGGCCTTATCAGCGCGAGAGGGAGTAGAAGACATAAGAAGAGCTCTCTGGTTTCTTAGCTAGGGTGCGGCGCTGCTCTGCCGGCAGATTCCCGCAACAACAAAATGGTGGCGTATTTTCCCGTAAAGGGCGGCCCCGCGCAAAGCTTTGGTTGGGGATTTGTTGTTGAGTGCAGCAACAAACTTCCAATTCTATGCATTAGGCGGCGCCATTAACATCTATATCAAAAATATTTAATAAAGCTATATCAAAACATTTTGATATAGGTGTGCTCCCCTGCTAGACTTCGCCCCATGTCTGAAAATGAGCCAGCACCCGAACTGAGTCCAGCCGAGGCAATTCCTCAGCTGGCCTTGACCCTGAAAGCCGCCGGAGATCCCCTGCGGCTCGAAATATTGCGCCTGCTCAGCCAGGATTCTTACAGTGTTTTAGAGCTGTGCCGAATCTTCGATTTGCGCCAACCGGCCCTGAGTCATCACTTGAAAGTGCTCGCCCAGGCAGGTCTGGTAAACAAGCACCGCGAAGGTAATAACCTTTTCTACCGGCGCACTGCAGCTACTCCACTGCTGGCACAGCTTTTTACCAACCTGGATCATTTGCCTCTGGCCGATGTGCGGGTGCAGGCGGTATCCCGGATTTCTGAGGAGAGAGCGGAAGCATCGCGACGTTTCTTTGCCGATTACGGCAACCGCTTTCGCGAGCAGCAGGAATTGATTGCCAGCTATGACGTATACGGGCCACAGGTGGCTCAGCTGCTCAAACCTGGTCGTCATGCCTTGGAAGTTGGGCCTGGAGAAGGTGAATTTCTACAGGAGTTGGCTCAGCGTTTCGCGACAGTGACAGCACTGGATCTGTCTTCTGCAATGTTGGAGCGGGCCCAATCTTTTGCCGATGAACAGGGTATTAAAAATATCGAGTTTGTCTGTAGCGATACTCGCGCTGCTGCTGCACGGCCGGCCAGTGCCGACACCATCGTGGTGAACATGGTGCTGCACCACACTCCTGACCCGGCACAAATTTTTCACGATTTGCACGGCGCCCTAAAAAAGGGCGGGCAGCTTTTAATTGCAGAATTGCAAGAACACAGCCAGGACTGGGCCAGAGAGGCCTGCGGAGATTTATGGCTGGGTTTTGCTCCAGAGCAGTTGAGTGACTGGGCCGCGACTGCCGGCCTGCAAGATGGGCGCAGTATTTATAGTGCCCTGCGCAACGGCTTTCAGATCCAGATAAGAGAGTTTATTAAGCCCTGACGGGGGTTTGTCAGGCACAGCCTGAAGTTAAAAGATATTCAACCGCTGCGGCGGGACAATGGAGACCTCAAAATGAGTGAATACAGACTGTTTACCTCAGAATCCGTATCTGAGGGGCACCCGGATAAAATTGCCGACCAGATTTCCGATGCTGTATTGGATGCTCTACTGGCCCGTGACAAGCAGGCGCGGGTTGCCTGTGAAACCCTGGTGAAAACCGGTATTGCTGTTATTGCCGGTGAGATTTCCACCTCTGCCTGGGTAGACCTGGAAGAGCTGGTGCGTAAAGTTATCACCGATATCGGCTACACCTCTTCTGACGTGGGTTATGACGGTGAGACCTGTGGTGTTATCAATGTGATCGGTAAACAATCTGTGGATATCGCACAGGGTGTAGACCGCGCTAAGCCGGAAGACCAGGGTGCTGGGGACCAGGGGTTAATGTTTGGTTATGCGACCAACGAAACCCCCACCTTTATGCCTGCACCGATCTACTATTCCCACCGTCTGGTTGAGCGTCAGGCTGAAGTGCGTAAATCCGGTCTGCTTCCCTGGTTGCGTCCCGATGCAAAAAGCCAGCTGACCTTCCGTTACGACGAACAGGGTCGCCCCTGTGCGATCGATGCGGTTGTTCTTTCAACTCAGCACAACCCGGATGTCAGCCAAAAAGATCTGCGCGATGCAGTGATGGAGTTGATTGTTCACAACACCTTGCCGCTGGAATGGCTGCATAAAGACACCAAGTTCCATATTAATCCGACGGGCAACTTTGTTATTGGTGGGCCAGTTGGGGACTGCGGTCTTACCGGGCGCAAGATTATCGTTGACACTTACGGTGGCTCTGCTCGCCATGGCGGCGGTGCATTTTCCGGTAAGGATCCCTCCAAGGTTGATCGCTCTGCCGCTTACGCGGGTCGCTATGTAGCTAAGAACATTGTCGCAGCAGGCTTGGCCAAGCGCTGTGAGATTCAGGTTTCCTACGCCATCGGTGTCGCCGAGCCGACTTCCGTAGCAATTAATACTTTTGGAACCGGTTTGGTACCAGAGGATAAGCTGGTAGAGCTGGTGCGCGAAAACTTTGACCTGCGCCCTTACGCCATCTCCAAATCCCTCGATCTGCTGCACCCGATGTATCAGTTGACCGCAGCTTACGGTCACTTTGGTCGCGATCCGTTTACCCACACTTACAACTGGATCGACAGCAATGGCCAGGAACGCAGTGAGAGCTTTACTGCTTTCCCATGGGAAAAAACTGATAAAGCGGATGCGCTCCGCTCCCAAGCCGGCCTCTAAGTTTCAGAAATAAATATTCATGCCCGGGCCAAAAGCGCGGGCACACAAAATATGCTGGGTACCACTCGGCAAGCTGATAATTTTTGGACTCAAAAACGATGAATCAAATGAGCACTGAATTTAAAGATTACAAAATCGCGGACATTTCCCTGGCCGAGTGGGGGCGCCGTGAAATTGAAATTGCAGAAGGTGAAATGCCGGCACTGATGACTCTGCGTGAGAAATACCGCGCAGAGCAGCCGCTGGCGGGTGCCCGTATCATGGGCTGTATCCACATGACGATCCAGACTGCAGTGCTGATCGAAACCCTGGTCGCACTAGGTGCTGAAGTTCGCTGGTCCTCCTGTAATATTTTCTCCACCCAGGATCACGCCGCTGCCGCCATTGCTGCGCGCGGAATCCCCGTATTTGCCTGGAAAGGTGAAACTGAAGAAGAGTACGAGTGGTGCCTTGAGCGCACTATTGGTGCCGATGTTGCCGGCTGGCAACCCAATATTATTCTGGACGACGGTGGCGACCTCACCGAGCTGCTGCACCGCGAATACCCGCAACTTCTCGATGCTTGCCACGGTGTGAGTGAAGAGACCACCACCGGCGTACACCGTCTGCAGGATATGCTGCGCGAAGGCACCCTGAAGATTCCTGCGATCAACGTCAATGACGCTGTGACCAAGAGCAAGAACGACAACAAATACGGCTGTCGCCACAGCCTCAACGATGCCATCAAGCGCGCCACTGACCACTTGCTCTCTGGTAAGCGAGCGCTGGTTATTGGTTACGGCGACGTAGGTAAAGGTTCCGCAGCATCCCTGCGCCAGGAAGGCATGATCGTACGGGTTTCTGAAGTGGACCCGATCTGTGCGATGCAGGCTTGTATGGACGGCTTCGAGCTGGTTTCCCCCTACATCGACGGTGTTAATACCGGTACTGCTGAGGGTATTAACAAACAGCTGCTGGCCAATACAGACCTGATCGTTACTACAACCGGTAATGTGAATGTTTGCGATGCCCACATGCTTTCCGCCCTGAAGAGTGGTGCGGTGGTTTGTAATATTGGTCACTTCGATAATGAAATCGACACCGCCTTTATGCGTGAAAACTGGGAGTGGCAGGAAGTTAAGCCGCAGGTACATAAGGTGGTTCGCAATAGCGAAACCAACGATCACTTGTTGCTGCTCTCTGAAGGTCGTCTGGTAAACCTCGGCAATGCTACTGGCCATCCGAGCCGCATCATGGATGGCTCTTTTGCCAACCAGGTTCTCGCCCAGATCCATTTGTTCAAAGAAAAGTTTGCTGACTTACCGGCAGATCAAAAAACTTCAGCGCTGTATGTAAAAGTACT
This DNA window, taken from Microbulbifer sp. VAAF005, encodes the following:
- the ahcY gene encoding adenosylhomocysteinase, with translation MNQMSTEFKDYKIADISLAEWGRREIEIAEGEMPALMTLREKYRAEQPLAGARIMGCIHMTIQTAVLIETLVALGAEVRWSSCNIFSTQDHAAAAIAARGIPVFAWKGETEEEYEWCLERTIGADVAGWQPNIILDDGGDLTELLHREYPQLLDACHGVSEETTTGVHRLQDMLREGTLKIPAINVNDAVTKSKNDNKYGCRHSLNDAIKRATDHLLSGKRALVIGYGDVGKGSAASLRQEGMIVRVSEVDPICAMQACMDGFELVSPYIDGVNTGTAEGINKQLLANTDLIVTTTGNVNVCDAHMLSALKSGAVVCNIGHFDNEIDTAFMRENWEWQEVKPQVHKVVRNSETNDHLLLLSEGRLVNLGNATGHPSRIMDGSFANQVLAQIHLFKEKFADLPADQKTSALYVKVLPKHLDEEVARYMVEGFSGVITRMTEQQANYIGVSVEGPFKPESYKY
- a CDS encoding metalloregulator ArsR/SmtB family transcription factor codes for the protein MSENEPAPELSPAEAIPQLALTLKAAGDPLRLEILRLLSQDSYSVLELCRIFDLRQPALSHHLKVLAQAGLVNKHREGNNLFYRRTAATPLLAQLFTNLDHLPLADVRVQAVSRISEERAEASRRFFADYGNRFREQQELIASYDVYGPQVAQLLKPGRHALEVGPGEGEFLQELAQRFATVTALDLSSAMLERAQSFADEQGIKNIEFVCSDTRAAAARPASADTIVVNMVLHHTPDPAQIFHDLHGALKKGGQLLIAELQEHSQDWAREACGDLWLGFAPEQLSDWAATAGLQDGRSIYSALRNGFQIQIREFIKP
- the metK gene encoding methionine adenosyltransferase, with product MSEYRLFTSESVSEGHPDKIADQISDAVLDALLARDKQARVACETLVKTGIAVIAGEISTSAWVDLEELVRKVITDIGYTSSDVGYDGETCGVINVIGKQSVDIAQGVDRAKPEDQGAGDQGLMFGYATNETPTFMPAPIYYSHRLVERQAEVRKSGLLPWLRPDAKSQLTFRYDEQGRPCAIDAVVLSTQHNPDVSQKDLRDAVMELIVHNTLPLEWLHKDTKFHINPTGNFVIGGPVGDCGLTGRKIIVDTYGGSARHGGGAFSGKDPSKVDRSAAYAGRYVAKNIVAAGLAKRCEIQVSYAIGVAEPTSVAINTFGTGLVPEDKLVELVRENFDLRPYAISKSLDLLHPMYQLTAAYGHFGRDPFTHTYNWIDSNGQERSESFTAFPWEKTDKADALRSQAGL